The following are encoded together in the Coffea arabica cultivar ET-39 chromosome 1c, Coffea Arabica ET-39 HiFi, whole genome shotgun sequence genome:
- the LOC113728214 gene encoding protein NRT1/ PTR FAMILY 2.7-like: protein MEIDKILHSGDAEDPKSASTSSIPKKGGWITLPFILAMVTGISLAYGGLVSNLIVYLIQEFNVKSISAAKIFNVVNGCVSIFPVAGAIIADSYLGCYSVVWISSLISSLGMLLISLTAAFSKLRPPHCENGSNLCRSPSEFQFAVLYISLALASIGMAGTRFTVGPMGANQFDKPKYQGIFFNWYIFVMYISTAVCSTAIVYIQDNVSWAWGFGICFAGNVIGLVLFLAGSGFYHRIKPHRSPFATLGRVIVAATRKRNLLLSLKSEDYCQDHRNKTFIMPTKFFRFLNRAALKTEGDAELAGSIRKSWRLCTVKEVEDFKSLIKMLPLWSSALLVAVPLVIQLSMVIIQALTMDRHIGAHFKIPAGTMPVFISMSTCITIFFLDRLLFPVWEKFTHRPITTLQRVGIGHLLDVLSMAVLALVEAKRLKTVQLHNIEGHDNAVVPMSVFWLVPSLALAGIGEAFHFPGHISFYYQEFPASLKSTSTAVVALSIGIGFYMGNALIDLVRKTTDWLPDNINRGRLDNVYWLITILGGLNFCYFLGCACLYKYQNVENSTDASVNEK from the exons ATGGAAATCGACAAAATACTGCACTCTGGTGATGCTGAAGATCCTAAGTCTGCTTCAACTTCCAGCATACCCAAGAAAGGCGGCTGGATCACCTTGCCTTTCATCCTAG CGATGGTGACGGGCATATCACTAGCTTATGGAGGACTTGTGTCCAACCTTATTGTGTATCTGATTCAAGAATTCAACGTTAAGAGTATCAGTGCTGCTAAAATTTTCAATGTGGTCAACGGCTGCGTCTCCATATTTCCTGTTGCTGGAGCCATCATTGCTGATTCCTATCTGGGATGTTACTCTGTCGTCTGGATATCTTCCCTCATCTCATCTCTG GGCATGTTGTTAATATCACTGACAGCAGCGTTTAGTAAATTGAGACCTCCGCATTGCGAAAATGGATCCAACCTCTGCAGAAGCCCATCAGAGTTCCAATTTGCAGTGCTTTATATCAGTTTGGCTCTAGCATCTATAGGGATGGCCGGGACCCGATTCACTGTCGGACCAATGGGAGCAAATCAATTTGATAAACCAAAGTATCAAGGGATTTTCTTTAATTGGTACATTTTTGTAATGTACATATCCACTGCGGTATGCTCCACGGCAATTGTGTACATTCAAGATAATGTCAGTTGGGCATGGGGGTTTGGCATTTGTTTTGCTGGAAATGTAATTGGATTAGTACTATTTTTAGCTGGCAGTGGTTTCTATCATCGTATCAAGCCACACAGGAGCCCTTTTGCCACCTTGGGTCGAGTTATTGTCGCAGCTACTAGAAAAAGGAATTTGCTGCTCTCACTAAAGAGTGAAGATTATTGCCAAGACCACAGAAATAAGACCTTCAttatgcctacaaaatttttcag aTTCTTAAACCGTGCAGCGTTGAAAACTGAAGGAGACGCCGAGCTGGCTGGTTCCATTAGGAAATCCTGGCGACTATGCACTGTGAAAGAAGTAGAAGATTTCAAAAGCCTAATCAAAATGCTACCACTCTGGTCAAGTGCTTTGCTCGTCGCCGTCCCTCTTGTCATCCAATTGAGTATGGTAATCATCCAGGCTCTAACAATGGACCGTCATATTGGAGCTCATTTTAAAATTCCAGCAGGTACCATGCCAGTCTTCATATCCATGTCCACATGCATCACCATATTTTTCCTAGATCGACTCCTATTTCCGGTATGGGAGAAGTTCACTCACCGGCCCATCACCACCCTGCAGCGGGTTGGAATTGGGCATTTGCTCGACGTTCTTAGCATGGCTGTTTTAGCCCTGGTGGAGGCAAAGAGGCTGAAGACAGTGCAGCTTCATAACATTGAAGGCCACGATAATGCTGTGGTACCAATGTCAGTCTTTTGGCTTGTGCCATCACTAGCTCTTGCTGGTATTGGAGAAGCCTTTCATTTTCCGGGTCATATTTCATTTTATTACCAAGAATTTCCAGCATCCCTGAAAAGTACATCAACTGCAGTAGTTGCATTGTCTATTGGCATTGGCTTTTACATGGGCAATGCATTGATCGACCTTGTTAGAAAGACAACAGATTGGCTGCCTGATAACATAAACAGAGGGAGACTAGATAATGTGTACTGGCTGATTACTATACTAGGAGGCCTCAACTTCTGTTATTTTCTTGGATGTGCCTGTTTGTACAAGTATCAAAATGTTGAAAACTCAACGGATGCCTCtgtaaatgaaaaataa
- the LOC113742545 gene encoding protein NRT1/ PTR FAMILY 2.7-like, translated as MSQTISSMDTEAHSSIPQTHHRKGGWITFPFITATMAGLTLSAAGWVNNLIVYLITEFNVKSIDAAQIFNVVNGCMALFPVLGAVIADSFVGCFSVIWVSSIINLLGIVLFTFTAALSTLRPKPCSDSSLCEGPSEFQYAILILAMGLGSIGAAGTRFTMGTMGANQLDNPKHQENFFNWFLFTWNTASIIAATAIVYVQDDVSWAWGFGICVAANVLGLIIFLAGRRFYRNVKPQGSPFKSLACVIIAAISKRKLQLSAKAQDYHNEIIGDEGKQPVAAAPTESFKFLNRAALVTQSDTEQYGSIKKSWKLCTVQQVEDLKTLIRIIPLWISGIFLSTPIGIQASLTIVQALTMDRHIGPNFKIPSASIMVFVLISGAVSLPIIDRLLCPIWEKVLRRPLTPLQRLGIGHLLTVLSMAISALVEAKRLQITKAHNLQDSPVSVVPMSILWLVPQLIAVGMGEAFHFPGQASLYYQEFPASLKSTSTALVAMLIGIAFYLSSAFIDLFRRMTNWLPDNINQGRLDNVYWVLVVIGGVNFVYYLVCASLYRYQNSLPRNNG; from the exons ATGTCACAAACAATTTCTTCAATGGACACAGAAGCACATAGCTCAATTCCACAGACCCACCACAGAAAAGGTGGTTGGATCACTTTTCCCTTCATTACAG CAACCATGGCAGGCTTGACACTATCGGCAGCAGGATGGGTTAACAACCTTATAGTTTACCTGATTACTGAATTCAACGTCAAAAGTATTGATGCTGCCCAAATCTTTAATGTGGTGAATGGTTGCATGGCACTGTTTCCCGTCCTTGGAGCTGTAATTGCTGATTCTTTCGTAGGCTGTTTCTCAGTCATATGGGTTTCTTCTATCATCAACTTACTG GGCATTGTCCTATTTACTTTTACTGCGGCACTCAGCACACTGAGACCCAAACCGTGCAGCGACTCCAGCTTATGCGAAGGTCCATCCGAATTCCAGTATGCAATCTTGATTTTGGCTATGGGACTGGGATCAATAGGGGCTGCAGGCACTCGTTTCACCATGGGAACAATGGGTGCCAATCAATTGGACAATCCAAAGcatcaagaaaatttctttaaTTGGTTTCTTTTCACTTGGAACACTGCTTCAATTATAGCTGCAACTGCAATTGTCTATGTCCAAGATGATGTGAGTTGGGCATGGGGGTTTGGCATATGTGTCGCAGCTAATGTACTTGGGTTAATCATTTTCCTGGCTGGAAGGCGCTTTTATCGTAATGTCAAGCCACAGGGGAGTCCATTTAAAAGTCTGGCTTGTGTAATTATTGCAGCAATTTCCAAGAGGAAGCTCCAATTATCGGCTAAAGCTCAAGATTATCATAATGAGATTATTGGTGATGAAGGCAAACAACCGGTTGCAGCAGCACCTACTGAATCCTTCAA GTTCCTGAATCGTGCTGCACTAGTAACCCAATCAGACACAGAACAATATGGATCAATCAAGAAATCATGGAAGTTATGCACAGTTCAGCAAGTTGAAGATCTCAAAACCTTAATAAGAATCATCCCACTCTGGATAAGTGGCATCTTTTTAAGTACCCCAATTGGGATTCAGGCAAGCTTAACGATTGTTCAGGCTCTAACCATGGACCGTCACATAGGACCAAACTTCAAGATCCCATCAGCATCCATAATGGTCTTTGTACTCATTTCTGGAGCCGTTTCTCTCCCCATAATTGACCGATTACTCTGTCCCATTTGGGAGAAAGTCCTCCGCCGACCCCTCACACCCCTCCAAAGACTCGGCATTGGCCATTTACTGACTGTGCTAAGCATGGCCATCTCAGCTTTGGTAGAAGCAAAAAGGCTTCAGATAACCAAAGCTCACAATTTGCAAGATTCCCCCGTTTCTGTGGTGCCCATGTCGATTTTGTGGCTGGTTCCGCAGCTTATTGCTGTGGGGATGGGAGAAGCATTTCATTTTCCGGGTCAAGCTTCATTGTATTACCAAGAATTTCCTGCATCGCTGAAGAGCACGTCAACTGCCCTGGTTGCAATGCTTATTGGAATTGCATTCTACCTGAGCTCCGCCTTCATTGATCTCTTCAGGAGAATGACTAATTGGTTACCTGATAACATTAATCAGGGAAGGCTAGACAATGTGTATTGGGTGCTGGTTGTGATTGGTGGGGTGAATTTTGTTTACTATCTTGTCTGTGCTTCGTTGTATAGGTACCAGAATAGCCTGCCTAGAAACAATGGGTAA
- the LOC113728219 gene encoding mitogen-activated protein kinase 3-like, translating to MADYNMSGSQFPEFPAVFTNGGQFVQYNIFGNLFEVTSKYRPPIMPIGRGAYGIVCSVLNSETNEMVAVKKIANAFDNYMDAKRTLREIKLLRHLDHENVIAIRDVIPPPLRREFSDVYIATELMDTDLHQIIRSNQSLSEEHSQYFLYQILRGLKYIHSAKVIHRDLKPSNLLVNANCDLKIIDFGLARPNTENEVMTEYVVTRWYRAPELLLNSSDYTAAIDVWSVGCIFMELMNRKPLFPGKDHVNQMRLLTELLGTPTDADLGFVRHEEAKRYIRQLPRFPRQQLSKVFPHVNPLAIDLVDKMLTFDPAKRITVEEALAHPYLARLHDIADEPVCSKPFSFDFEHQAVGEEQIKDMIYQEAVALNPEHA from the exons ATGGCAGACTATAACATGTCCGGAAGTCAGTTCCCCGAATTTCCAGCGGTTTTTACCAACGGCGGGCAGTTTGTTCAGTACAACATCTTTGGAAACCTGTTTGAGGTCACCTCTAAGTACCGCCCTCCCATCATGCCTATTGGCCGGGGAGCTTATGGAATCGTCTG CTCGGTTTTGAATTCGGAGACGAATGAGATGGTTGCTGTAAAGAAGATTGCCAATGCTTTCGATAATTACATGGACGCCAAACGTACTCTCCGGGAAATCAAGCTTCTTCGCCATTTGGATCATGAAAAT GTAATCGCCATAAGAGATGTGATTCCTCCGCCCTTGAGGAGGGAGTTTTCTGATGTCTACATAGCCACAGAGCTCATGGACACTGACCTTCACCAAATTATTCGATCCAATCAATCTTTGTCCGAAGAGCATTCTCAG TATTTCTTGTACCAGATCCTTCGAGGCCTGAAATATATACACTCTGCAAAAGTAATTCATAGGGATCTTAAACCAAGCAACCTTTTGGTGAATGCAAATTGTGATCTTAAGATCATTGATTTTGGTCTTGCCCGCCCAAACACGGAAAATGAAGTCATGACAGAGTATGTTGTGACTAGATGGTACCGGGCACCTGAGCTGCTCCTAAATTCATCAGATTATACTGCCGCAATTGATGTCTGGTCAGTGGGTTGCATCTTCATGGAGCTTATGAACAGAAAACCATTGTTTCCTGGAAAAGATCATGTCAACCAAATGCGCTTATTGACTGAG CTTCTAGGAACACCCACTGATGCTGATCTTGGCTTTGTACGACACGAGGAAGCAAAAAGATATATCCGGCAACTGCCACGTTTTCCTCGGCAGCAGCTCTCTAAAGTGTTCCCGCATGTGAATCCATTAGCCATTGATCTTGTTGATAAAATGTTAACATTTGATCCAGCTAAAAGAATTACAG TTGAAGAAGCACTTGCACATCCCTACCTTGCAAGATTACATGACATAGCTGATGAACCTGTCTGCTCAAagccattttcttttgatttcgaGCATCAAGCTGTAGGAGAGGAGCAGATAAAAGATATGATTTACCAGGAGGCTGTGGCACTGAATCCAGAGCATGCATAA